Within Aliivibrio fischeri, the genomic segment CAAACCACGGTAATAGTGTGGTACTTAGTTGATACGCTTTTTCTGGTTTAGCGTAAGGATGTAGCCATTTCCACATTGGTTTATCTCACTTACTTTCAAATATAAAAATTATAATTATGTTATTGCACACTGACTCGTAATGCCGAACTAATGGCAAACGGAGTCAATGTTGCAGAGCCCATTAGTAAGGCTCCTAAAATCGCTAATTGGCCATTATAAGCCATACCTAAACTTGCAGCATCTATCGCTGATGTTGCAAAAATTAAAACGGGAATATATAGAGGAAGGATCAACAAACTTAATAGCACACCTCCCTTCTGTAAACCTACGGTTAATGCCACTCCAACACCACCAAGAAAGCTCAATGTCGGCGTACCCAACAATAATGTCAGTACAATCGCTAACCAAGTATTAAAATCCAAAGAAAGTAAAATAGCGAGTAATGGACTAATAATAATTAAAGGCAGCCCAGTTAATAGCCAGTGAGCAACCACTTTGGCTAACACCAATACTGAAAGAGGTGTTGGCATTAACATCATTTGTTCTAGTGAACCATCAGAGAAATCATCTCGGAATAGACGCTCTAATGAAAGTAATGCTGATAATAATGCAGCAACCCAAACAATACCTGCTGCAATACGTGCTAACAAATTTGGCTCAGGGCCAATACTTAATGGAAATAGCGTAATAACGATAATAAAGAACCATAATGGATTCAAAATATCGGCTTTACGACGAAAGGCAATCAAAAGCTCACGTCGAATAACAGTTGTCATTGATGTTAACATTTACTCACCTAACCTAATTTTTTTAAGTTCATTACTATCAATGAATAAATCTTGGTGAGTCGTTAATAACACAATTCCACCTTGTTTTGCATGATCCATAAATAACTTTTCGAGCACCTTTACACCCTGCTTATCAATCGCAGTTAAAGGCTCATCCAGTATCCATAATTTATGATTACTTAACCAAAGACGCGCTAAAGCAACTCGTCTTTGTTGTCCTGCAGATAATTGTCCAGCAGCTACATCTTCTCTACCAGCTAACCCAACGCGAGCGAGTGCATCCCATATTGCAGCTTCGTTATAGTTATCATGCATTGACTGGTAAAAGGCTAAATTCTCAAACGCCGTTAGCTCTCGTTTAACACCAGTATGATGCCCAAGAAACAGTAAGTCAGAATGAAACTCTTCACGATTCTGTTTTATTGATTCATTTTTCCAAAAAATATCGCCTTCATCAGCATATCCTAGCCCAGCAATAATTCGGAGTAAGGTTGTTTTACCCGCACCATTTTGTCCTTCTATCTGAATTAGCTCACCATCAGAGATAGTAAAGTTTAAACGCTCAAACAAAACACGTTCATCACGGATACAGGTTACGTTGCGGATTTCTAACATAGACTTCTATTTATTGGAAAATATTGAAAGCATTCTAGCACAGCAAAAAATGGGAAACTTAGATATTAAACAAATCTATTTGGATAGATAAGTAAATAAATATGTCTTTTAGTGATAGTTTTGTAATACCTTGTAATTTGTATGGCTATCATAGAGTTAGTTTACGATTTTACAAATACCACTTTGTAGGTATGAAAATTATTATCCTCAATTTTTGGATAAAAAAAAGCCCCTCAAATAAGGAGCTCTTAAATATTAATTTATCAATAGAAGCAGAAGACTATTCTTCGTCTTCCATTCTCAATGGTGGCATTGATCCTTTACCAGCTGCAATTTTCGCCTGTAAAGACATCATTAACTCTGCTTCTGCTTTTGGAAGTTCACACTCTTCCATCAACTCATTGATCCCAGCGCCAAGTTGAACCAGCTTATTCGCTCTTGAATACAAACGACTATCTGCATCTGTATTTTCTAACTCATTTAAACGATCATCAAAATGTTGATTTAATTGAGTTATATCAGCTACTTTTTGCCCCATATTAATGGAGCCAGCACGAAACTCTACAAATTGCTTTTGCAGTTTTTGTTGTTCATCTTGCAGCTGCTTATATTGCTCTTGTGATTCAGTTAACTGTTGCATTAACTGTTTATTCTTACGGTTTAATACCAAAAAAATCACAAGTACAAGGATCATTGTTGTTATTGCTAGTAGCTCAGGGAGCTGAGTTAAATTATCAACCATTATAGGTTTGCCATG encodes:
- the ccmB gene encoding heme exporter protein CcmB; amino-acid sequence: MLTSMTTVIRRELLIAFRRKADILNPLWFFIIVITLFPLSIGPEPNLLARIAAGIVWVAALLSALLSLERLFRDDFSDGSLEQMMLMPTPLSVLVLAKVVAHWLLTGLPLIIISPLLAILLSLDFNTWLAIVLTLLLGTPTLSFLGGVGVALTVGLQKGGVLLSLLILPLYIPVLIFATSAIDAASLGMAYNGQLAILGALLMGSATLTPFAISSALRVSVQ
- the ccmA gene encoding cytochrome c biogenesis heme-transporting ATPase CcmA, with the translated sequence MLEIRNVTCIRDERVLFERLNFTISDGELIQIEGQNGAGKTTLLRIIAGLGYADEGDIFWKNESIKQNREEFHSDLLFLGHHTGVKRELTAFENLAFYQSMHDNYNEAAIWDALARVGLAGREDVAAGQLSAGQQRRVALARLWLSNHKLWILDEPLTAIDKQGVKVLEKLFMDHAKQGGIVLLTTHQDLFIDSNELKKIRLGE
- a CDS encoding DUF2802 domain-containing protein codes for the protein MVDNLTQLPELLAITTMILVLVIFLVLNRKNKQLMQQLTESQEQYKQLQDEQQKLQKQFVEFRAGSINMGQKVADITQLNQHFDDRLNELENTDADSRLYSRANKLVQLGAGINELMEECELPKAEAELMMSLQAKIAAGKGSMPPLRMEDEE